In a genomic window of Bemisia tabaci chromosome 1, PGI_BMITA_v3:
- the LOC109041058 gene encoding E3 SUMO-protein ligase ZBED1-like — MTAKDRLPFMHVECPGFRKLLSVVVPLYRPPGRKKLAELLNKKYNTLRKRMQEILDQQDYVALTTDIWTEHYTLQSYICLTGHYYDPSEPRMKIVSLGCEPISESHTAEYLYNIIEGMLQEWKLEKNRINGCTTDGGANICRAISDLLGRRKHLLCFDHRLDIIVEQANNENIQTKIIVDKLKGNVTYVRHNGNASDKLRDSQILRGVLESEVLKLIQDVPTRWNSKFDMVERYDKLLDDVNSILIQFNQFERIVGPDEHAIIKEMIILLRPFAEALTQLSGKYYATASRVIPTVWCLRRHLEQVKLKLPPVISLKEKLEVEMLIRFGDVEDGRILSMGTFLDPRFKKLHFEKATAVSNLLKNVAHEMTNASKEREKSERNDDNLQEQLQQEKQTGSSLWGYLDTKRKTECSNSSLVELGGFPLQLRQYIAKDTADRKANPFKEWEQKLKMKYPDLYHLMRKYATIQGSSAAAEREFSAAGLIVNPKRTRINLRKLPKLLFMYSVDDSVWYA, encoded by the coding sequence ATGACAGCAAAAGATCGGCTACCATTTATGCACGTAGAGTGCCCTGGCTTTAGGAAGTTGCTGAGTGTGGTAGTGCCTCTCTATCGACCACCAGGAAGGAAGAAGTTAGCGGAGCTGTTGAACAAAAAGTATAATACTCTTCGCAAAAGAATGCAGGAGATCTTAGATCAACAGGATTATGTGGCTTTGACGACAGATATATGGACGGAACATTATACACTTCAGTCGTACATTTGTCTCACTGGGCATTACTATGATCCGTCTGAACCGAGAATGAAAATTGTAAGTTTAGGCTGCGAGCCTATATCTGAAAGTCATACAGCAGAATATCTGTATAACATTATTGAAGGCATGCTTCAGGAGTGGAAACTCGAAAAGAATCGCATTAATGGGTGCACCACCGATGGAGGTGCAAATATCTGCCGTGCAATCAGTGACTTACTGGGAAGAAGGAAACATCTTTTGTGTTTTGACCACCGTCTGGATATCATTGTAGAGCAAGCTAACAATGAAAACATACAGACTAAAATTATTGTGGATAAATTAAAAGGCAACGTCACCTATGTGAGGCACAACGGGAACGCCTCTGATAAGCTAAGAGATAGTCAAATCTTAAGAGGCGTTTTAGAATCAGAAGTGTTAAAGTTAATTCAGGATGTTCCCACAAGATGGAATAGTAAATTTGATATGGTTGAGCGATACGACAAACTTTTAGATGATGTTAATTCCATTCTCATTCAATTCAATCAATTTGAAAGGATTGTAGGTCCAGATGAGCATGCCATTATCAAAGAGATGATCATACTTCTGAGACCGTTCGCTGAGGCGTTAACTCAACTATCAGGCAAGTATTATGCCACTGCCAGCCGGGTCATTCCAACCGTGTGGTGCCTAAGGAGACACTTGGAGCAAGTAAAACTAAAGCTACCTCCTGTTATATCTCTAAAAGAAAAGCTTGAAGTTGAAATGCTCATAAGGTTTGGAGATGTCGAAGATGGTAGAATCTTGTCCATGGGCACATTTCTTGACCCTCGAttcaaaaaactgcactttgaAAAAGCGACTGCGGTCTCCAATCTTCTCAAAAATGTGGCACATGAAATGACAAACGCATCCAAGGAAAGAGAGAAGTCAGAGCGTAATGACGATAATTTGCAGGAACAGTTGCAGCAGGAGAAACAAACTGGAAGTAGCTTGTGGGGCTACCTTGACACAAAGAGAAAGACTGAATGTTCTAATTCATCATTAGTGGAGCTTGGCGGTTTCCCATTGCAGCTTCGACAGTATATTGCAAAAGACACTGCGGATCGAAAGGCAAATCCATTCAAGGAATGGGAACAAAAATTGAAGATGAAATATCCGGATTTGTATCATCTTATGAGGAAATACGCCACAATTCAAGGCTCCTCTGCTGCTGCAGAACGCGAATTTTCAGCAGCAGGACTGATAGTCAACCCTAAACGAACGCGGATAAACCTCCGGAAATTACCAAAATTACTGTTCATGTATTCTGTTGATGACTCGGTTTGGTATGCATGA